The genomic DNA TCTCGACCACGTTCAACGCCATCAAGAAGGTCATCACCACGGTGATGACCGGCGTGAAGGCCGTCGTCTCCAGCGTCTGGAACGGCATCAAGAGCATCATCCTGCCGGTCGTGAACTGGATCAGGGACGTCGTCCCGAGGGCCTTCACCGCCGTCAAGGACAAGCTCTCCAGCATCTGGGGCGGTCTGAAGGACATCGCGGGCCGGGCCTTCGACAAAATCAAGGGCGCGGTGAAGGGCCCGATCAACGCCGTCATCGGCCTGATCAACGGCGCGATCGGCAAACTCAACGGCATCAAGGTCTCGATCCCGGGCTGGGTGCCCCTCGTCGGCGGCAAGACGTTCGGCGTCAGCCTGCCGAGGATCCCCCTGCTCGCCCGGGGCGGCGTGGTCCAGCCCCGCCGCGGCGGCGTCCACGCGATCGTGGCCGAGGCCGGTGAGGCCGAGGCCGTCCTGCCGCTGTCCAAGCTGGACCGGCTGCTGCGCCACACCGCGCGGGCCGCCCGCGCCCGGTCGGCCGGTCGGGATGCCGGTGCGGCGCACGGCTTCCGTATCGAGAACTACTACGAGGCGTCCTCCAGTGATCTGCGCGAGACCGCCTCCGCCCTGCTGTTCCTGTCCAAGGCGCGCGGATGAGCACCGCAGCCGCGGGTCCGGCGGGCGTCCCCCATCCCCTGGCCGGTGTCGCCGGACCGCTGGGTGCCTTCCGTGCCCGGCTCACCGACGCCGCGGGGTCCGTGCAGTCGGCCGTCCGGCGGGTCCGGCAGGCAGC from Streptomyces sp. MRC013 includes the following:
- a CDS encoding phage tail protein — protein: MSLVRSLRNAAGTLQQFRSNSTSAATAVGAISSKARSGEQGLMGLRTGAQQSGRELKKLQQFADRAEKSLAKAGRTGRTSGTQIGTFKSGADRASKGMNGLNKSMKGNFIARLVELFMPLIEKVVDMATRSKTMQKVLQVAFGAVKKVITVVMKAVGPIMTAAGKLIRTVWDGIRKAVTVVANAVSRVVSTTFNAIKKVITTVMTGVKAVVSSVWNGIKSIILPVVNWIRDVVPRAFTAVKDKLSSIWGGLKDIAGRAFDKIKGAVKGPINAVIGLINGAIGKLNGIKVSIPGWVPLVGGKTFGVSLPRIPLLARGGVVQPRRGGVHAIVAEAGEAEAVLPLSKLDRLLRHTARAARARSAGRDAGAAHGFRIENYYEASSSDLRETASALLFLSKARG